GATAGATTGATTTTGGCGATTGAGACTTCGTGTGACGAGACCTCGGTGGCTGTTTTGCGAAATGAGGCGGAGCTTTTGTCCAATGTCATTGCCAGCCAGATTGCCAGCCACCAGCGGTTTGGCGGGGTGGTGCCTGAGGTGGCTAGCCGTCACCATGTGGAAGTGATTACGGCCTGCATCGAGGAGGCCTTGTTGGAGGCGGAAGTGACGGCAGAGGACCTGACGGCTGTGGCTGTGACCTATGGGCCTGGCTTGGTCGGTGCTTTGCTGGTCGGGATTTCGGCTGCCAAGGCATTTGCTTGGGCTAATAGCTTGCCACTCATTCCTGTCAACCATATGGCAGGGCATTTGATGGCGGCGCGTGCGGTCAAGGAGTTGGAGTTTCCGCTCTTGGCTCTTTTGGTCAGCGGTGGGCACACGGAGTTGGTCTATGTGTCAGAGGCGGGCGACTACAAGATTGTCGGTGAAACGCGAGATGATGCGGTCGGCGAGGCCTACGATAAGGTAGGACGGGTCATGGGTCTGCCCTATCCAGCTGGTCGTGTCATCGATGAATTGGCTCATGAGGGGCAAGACATTTATGACTTCCCTCGTGCTATGATAAAAGAAGATAATCTGGAGTTTTCTTTTTCTGGACTCAAATCTGCCT
This region of Streptococcus suis genomic DNA includes:
- the tsaD gene encoding tRNA (adenosine(37)-N6)-threonylcarbamoyltransferase complex transferase subunit TsaD — encoded protein: MKDRLILAIETSCDETSVAVLRNEAELLSNVIASQIASHQRFGGVVPEVASRHHVEVITACIEEALLEAEVTAEDLTAVAVTYGPGLVGALLVGISAAKAFAWANSLPLIPVNHMAGHLMAARAVKELEFPLLALLVSGGHTELVYVSEAGDYKIVGETRDDAVGEAYDKVGRVMGLPYPAGRVIDELAHEGQDIYDFPRAMIKEDNLEFSFSGLKSAFINLYHNAQQKGETLSNADLSASFQACVMDILMAKTKKALEKYPVKTLVVAGGVAANQGLRERLAAEITDVEVIIPPLRLCGDNAGMIALAAVSEYNKENFAGWDLNAKPSLAFENL